One window of Watersipora subatra chromosome 3, tzWatSuba1.1, whole genome shotgun sequence genomic DNA carries:
- the LOC137389546 gene encoding ORM1-like protein 3 codes for MNVGTASSENNPTHSYLNSKGMWLFYSLLVLLLHWVILSVPFISSALAWTLTNVIHNVGMFILLHMVKGTPWNTTDQGEARMLTQWEQLDRGQQFTGTKKFLTVVPIVLFILTSLYTVFNKAHFFINAVTLGFVIVPKLPQLHQVRLFNINKY; via the exons ATGAATGTGGGCACGGCAAGCAGTGAAAACAACCCCACCCATTCCTACCTGAACAGCAAGGGGATGTGGTTATTTTATTCATTGCTGGTATTACTTCTTCATTGGGTAATACTCAGTGTACCATTCATAAGTTCTGCTCTTGCTTGGACTCTCACAAATGTCATACACAACGTG GGCATGTTTATACTGTTACACATGGTGAAGGGAACGCCTTGGAATACGACTGATCAGGGAGAGGCCAGAATGCTCACGCAGTGGGAACAGCTAGATCGGGGTCAGCAGTTTACAGGCACAAAAAAGTTTCTGACAGTTGTTCCAATAGTGCT GTTTATCCTAACAAGCCTTTATACAGTCTTCAATAAAGCACATTTCTTCATCAATGCTGTAACGCTGGGCTTTGTCATCGTCCCCAAATTGCCTCAGCTGCACCAGGTTCGGTTGTTCAATATAAACAAGTACTGA